A single Nostoc sp. PCC 7107 DNA region contains:
- the cax gene encoding calcium/proton exchanger, giving the protein MSVKNIVFFVLLLFIPISLAAHFLEWGDLIVFVAAGLAILPLAAWMGTATEEIAVVVGPTLGGLLNATFGNATELIIALIALNAGLVNVVKASITGSIVSNLLLVMGLSMFLGGLRHKEQTFQPIVARVNAASMNLAVIAILLPTAMNYTSQGINEQTLQHLSLAVAVVLILVYALTLLFSMKTHAYLYDVGVSEAEDKEDSHEKPNIWLWSGVLLVCTLLVALESEMLVDSLEVATSQLGLTALFTGVILVPIVGNAAEHATAVTVAMKDKMDLSVSVAVGSSMQIALFVAPVLVIAGWFLGKPMDLDFNPFELVAVAVSVLIANSISSDGKSNWLEGILLLAAYTVLGFAFYFHPVISSIG; this is encoded by the coding sequence ATGTCAGTTAAAAACATTGTTTTTTTCGTGCTGCTGCTGTTTATTCCAATTTCCTTGGCGGCTCATTTTCTTGAATGGGGAGATTTAATTGTATTTGTCGCCGCTGGTTTAGCTATTTTGCCTTTAGCGGCTTGGATGGGGACAGCCACTGAAGAAATTGCGGTGGTAGTAGGCCCAACCCTGGGAGGATTATTAAACGCCACCTTTGGTAATGCGACAGAGTTGATCATTGCTTTAATCGCTTTGAATGCTGGACTGGTAAATGTAGTTAAAGCCAGCATCACAGGCTCGATTGTCAGTAACTTATTGCTGGTGATGGGTCTTTCGATGTTTTTGGGAGGACTACGCCACAAAGAACAAACATTTCAGCCCATTGTGGCGCGGGTAAATGCAGCTTCGATGAATTTGGCTGTGATTGCAATTTTGCTACCAACGGCCATGAACTATACTTCCCAAGGCATTAACGAACAAACCTTACAACATCTTTCTCTGGCTGTAGCAGTGGTGTTAATTTTAGTCTACGCCTTGACGCTGCTGTTTTCGATGAAAACCCACGCCTATCTATATGATGTGGGTGTTTCTGAGGCGGAAGATAAGGAAGATTCCCACGAAAAACCAAATATTTGGTTGTGGAGTGGGGTGTTGTTGGTATGTACCTTGCTAGTTGCACTTGAATCAGAAATGCTGGTGGATTCTTTAGAGGTAGCTACATCTCAGCTTGGTTTAACAGCATTGTTCACAGGGGTAATTTTAGTTCCGATTGTGGGTAATGCCGCAGAACACGCCACTGCTGTAACCGTAGCGATGAAAGATAAAATGGATCTTTCTGTATCTGTGGCGGTAGGTTCCAGTATGCAGATTGCCTTATTTGTAGCCCCGGTGTTAGTAATAGCCGGATGGTTTTTGGGTAAACCAATGGATTTAGATTTTAATCCTTTTGAATTGGTAGCTGTGGCTGTGTCGGTATTAATTGCTAACAGTATTAGTTCTGATGGTAAATCTAATTGGTTGGAAGGCATTTTGCTGTTAGCGGCATATACAGTTTTAGGTTTTGCTTTTTACTTCCATCCTGTTATCTCTAGCATTGGCTAA
- a CDS encoding peptidoglycan-binding protein, translating into MSDIVLLMTGMLIAKQPSPSHLNQQPVIQLDNGVQTTPQGQSSQFDPDPNITPSEFTQLKEKPQATLVAFNSEPEKILVKKTEKKPTKDLYSLSEFKNFQPVNVKFSRSQRLIAQRLNDEEILLARASRFSGRTVPNLRFGNSGLAVRVLQKLLIANGYAMRVDGVYGAVTESAVKAFQSRRNLTTDGIVGPRTWLFLTR; encoded by the coding sequence ATGAGTGATATTGTCCTGCTGATGACGGGTATGTTAATTGCAAAACAACCATCTCCGTCTCATTTAAACCAGCAGCCTGTAATTCAGCTAGACAATGGCGTGCAGACAACACCACAGGGGCAGTCATCTCAATTTGATCCAGATCCAAACATCACGCCATCTGAATTCACGCAGCTTAAAGAAAAGCCTCAAGCTACTCTCGTAGCTTTTAATTCTGAGCCTGAAAAAATTCTAGTCAAAAAAACAGAGAAAAAACCTACTAAAGATTTATATAGCTTATCTGAATTTAAGAATTTTCAACCTGTAAATGTCAAGTTTTCACGTTCACAACGCCTGATAGCTCAACGGCTTAATGATGAAGAAATTCTGTTAGCCAGGGCTTCAAGATTTTCTGGACGAACTGTCCCTAATCTACGTTTTGGTAATTCTGGTTTAGCTGTCAGAGTTCTGCAAAAGCTACTCATAGCTAACGGCTATGCGATGCGCGTTGATGGGGTTTATGGGGCGGTGACAGAAAGTGCGGTGAAAGCTTTTCAAAGCCGCCGTAATTTAACCACAGATGGGATAGTTGGGCCAAGAACTTGGTTATTTCTCACAAGATAA
- a CDS encoding sucrose synthase has product MSELIQAVLESEEKNDLRAFLSQLRQQDKNYLLRNDILYVYSEYCAKNEKPEELYTFSLLGKLLYYTQEIIQEDSNFCFIIRPQIASQEVYRLTADLSVEAMTVQELLDLRDRLVNKYHPNEGDLLELDFGPFYDYTPVIRDPKNIGKGVQYLNRYLSSKLFQDPKQWLESLFSFLRLHQYNGIQLLINNRIQSQQQLSQQVKKAIAFVTERPSDELYDEFRFQLQTMGFEPGWGNTAQRVQETLNILDELIDSPDPQTLEAFISRVPMIFRIVLVSAHGWFGQEGVLGRPDTGGQVVYVLDQARNLEKQLQEDVLLAGLDGLNVKPKVIILSRLIPHSDGTLCNQRLEKVHSTDNAWILRVPLRDFNPNMTQNWISRFEFWPYLETFAIDSERELLAEFQGKPDLIVGNYTDGNLVAFLLARRMKVTQCNIAHALEKSKYLFSNLYWQDLDEKYHFSLQFTADLIAMNAANFVVSSTYQEIVGTPDSVGQYESYKCFTMPELYHVVNGIELFSPKFNVVPPGVNENYYFPYTRVQERVESDRLRLDEMLFTLEDSSQIFGQLDDPNKRPIFSMARLDRIKNLTGLAECFGQSKDLQEHCNLILVAGKLRTEESDDNEERDEIIKLYHIIDEYNLHGKIRWLGVRLSKSDSGEIYRVIADRKGIFVQPALFEAFGLTILESMISGLPNFATQFGGPLEIIQDKVNGFYINPTNLTETATKILYFVTKCEQNPEYWEAISQKAIDRVYTTYTWKIHTTKLLSLARIYGFWNFISKENREDLLRYLESLFYLIYKPRAQQLLEQHKYR; this is encoded by the coding sequence ATGTCTGAATTAATTCAAGCAGTCCTAGAGAGTGAAGAAAAAAATGATTTACGAGCCTTTCTTAGTCAACTACGCCAACAAGACAAAAATTACTTGCTGCGGAATGACATATTGTATGTGTATAGTGAATACTGTGCTAAAAACGAGAAGCCCGAAGAGTTATACACTTTTTCTCTCTTAGGGAAACTCCTCTACTACACTCAAGAAATCATTCAAGAAGACTCCAATTTCTGTTTTATTATCCGTCCTCAGATTGCTAGTCAAGAAGTTTATCGGCTAACAGCAGACTTGAGTGTAGAAGCAATGACAGTACAAGAACTGCTAGATTTGCGCGATCGCCTAGTCAACAAATATCATCCCAACGAAGGCGACTTGCTAGAATTAGACTTCGGCCCTTTTTACGATTACACACCAGTCATCCGCGACCCCAAAAATATCGGTAAAGGCGTACAATATCTCAACCGTTATCTTTCTAGCAAACTCTTTCAAGACCCCAAACAATGGCTAGAAAGCTTATTTAGTTTTTTGCGCCTGCATCAATATAACGGTATTCAACTACTAATTAACAATCGGATTCAATCACAGCAGCAACTATCGCAACAAGTTAAAAAAGCGATCGCATTTGTCACCGAACGGCCTAGTGATGAACTCTACGATGAATTTCGCTTTCAATTGCAAACAATGGGTTTTGAACCAGGTTGGGGAAACACCGCACAACGGGTACAAGAAACCCTCAATATTTTAGATGAATTAATTGACTCACCCGACCCTCAAACCTTAGAAGCCTTTATTTCCCGTGTCCCGATGATTTTTAGAATTGTCTTGGTTTCCGCACACGGTTGGTTTGGCCAAGAGGGAGTATTAGGAAGACCCGATACAGGTGGTCAAGTTGTTTACGTTCTCGACCAAGCCAGAAATTTAGAAAAGCAACTACAAGAAGATGTCTTACTTGCTGGTTTAGATGGACTTAACGTTAAACCAAAAGTAATTATTCTTTCTCGCTTGATTCCTCATAGCGATGGTACGCTGTGTAACCAAAGGCTAGAAAAAGTCCACAGTACAGACAATGCGTGGATTTTGCGTGTACCATTGCGAGACTTTAATCCCAACATGACGCAAAACTGGATTTCTCGATTTGAGTTTTGGCCTTATTTAGAAACCTTCGCCATTGACTCAGAAAGAGAACTGTTAGCCGAATTTCAAGGTAAACCCGACTTAATTGTAGGTAACTATACTGATGGAAACCTAGTCGCCTTTCTCTTGGCGCGACGGATGAAAGTTACCCAGTGTAATATCGCCCATGCTTTAGAAAAATCTAAATACTTATTTAGTAATCTTTATTGGCAAGATTTAGATGAGAAATATCATTTTTCATTACAATTTACTGCTGATTTGATCGCCATGAATGCGGCTAACTTTGTCGTCAGCAGTACTTATCAAGAAATTGTCGGTACACCTGATAGTGTAGGACAATATGAATCTTATAAATGCTTCACTATGCCTGAGTTGTATCATGTAGTGAATGGCATTGAATTATTTAGCCCTAAATTTAATGTTGTTCCGCCTGGGGTGAACGAGAATTATTACTTTCCCTACACACGAGTTCAAGAACGGGTAGAAAGCGATCGCTTGCGCTTGGACGAAATGTTATTTACCCTAGAAGATTCTAGTCAAATTTTTGGTCAACTCGATGACCCCAACAAGCGACCGATATTTTCAATGGCGCGTCTCGACCGCATTAAAAACTTGACTGGTTTAGCCGAATGTTTTGGTCAAAGTAAAGATTTGCAAGAGCATTGTAACTTAATTTTAGTTGCAGGTAAGTTACGCACCGAAGAATCAGATGACAACGAAGAACGTGATGAAATTATTAAACTTTATCACATTATTGATGAATACAATTTACATGGCAAAATTCGTTGGTTAGGTGTGCGCCTGTCAAAAAGTGATTCTGGTGAAATCTATCGCGTGATTGCTGACCGTAAAGGTATTTTTGTCCAACCAGCTTTATTTGAAGCCTTTGGTTTAACAATTTTAGAATCCATGATTTCTGGATTACCTAATTTCGCCACTCAATTTGGAGGGCCTTTAGAAATTATTCAAGATAAAGTTAATGGATTTTACATTAACCCCACGAATTTAACAGAAACAGCCACAAAAATATTATATTTTGTGACTAAGTGTGAGCAAAATCCTGAGTATTGGGAAGCAATTTCTCAGAAAGCAATTGACAGAGTTTACACTACATACACTTGGAAAATTCATACTACCAAGCTGTTATCTTTAGCTAGGATTTACGGTTTCTGGAACTTTATATCTAAAGAAAACCGCGAAGATTTATTACGCTATCTAGAAAGTTTATTTTATTTAATCTATAAACCTAGAGCGCAGCAACTTTTAGAACAGCATAAATATCGATAA
- a CDS encoding DUF4359 domain-containing protein, which translates to MKLWTIMALAIATSIVVVGVAMSKTNPTSDEYEEYAVHRLTQYLKSDVCKKTSKLIESLLNSSCDKLVDSTNPQMRELLVKTTERQNFFLFSVYRTDLTLGVWLPGYKFETVGAFHNFYTYSAEEQ; encoded by the coding sequence ATGAAGCTTTGGACTATTATGGCATTGGCGATCGCTACCAGCATAGTTGTAGTGGGCGTAGCAATGTCTAAAACCAATCCCACTTCCGATGAATATGAAGAGTATGCGGTACATCGACTCACGCAATATTTAAAAAGTGATGTGTGTAAAAAAACATCTAAGCTAATTGAAAGTTTACTGAATTCTAGTTGTGACAAACTGGTCGATTCCACTAATCCACAAATGCGTGAGTTGTTAGTTAAGACAACGGAACGGCAAAACTTTTTCTTGTTTAGTGTGTATCGCACAGATTTAACCCTTGGTGTTTGGCTACCTGGGTATAAATTTGAAACAGTGGGAGCTTTTCATAATTTTTATACCTACAGCGCCGAAGAGCAATAA
- a CDS encoding sirohydrochlorin chelatase, translating into MSSAYLLVSHGSRDPRPEIALQQLTELIDKKQQGYASGKKLVGLAYLETRPEPLHVQIKEFADSAVVAGCDSLKIMPLFLLPGVHVMQEIPEEIALAQQTIEEDISLELLPYLGSNPGVTQLLSQQMANISTEVWILIAHGSRRSGFQQPVETIAANIGAIAAYWSVPPSLETQVEQMVAAGKEKIAILPYFLFAGGITDAIAQQTETLKLKSPAVTFQLAQPLGASAELADMIWDLMNE; encoded by the coding sequence ATGTCATCTGCATATCTGCTGGTATCTCATGGAAGCCGTGACCCACGTCCAGAAATTGCTTTGCAGCAATTGACAGAGTTGATAGATAAAAAACAGCAAGGTTACGCATCAGGCAAAAAACTAGTCGGCTTGGCTTACTTGGAAACACGACCAGAACCTCTGCACGTCCAAATAAAAGAGTTTGCTGATAGTGCTGTTGTGGCTGGATGCGATAGTCTGAAAATTATGCCGCTATTTCTGTTACCGGGAGTCCATGTTATGCAAGAAATCCCTGAAGAAATAGCACTAGCACAACAAACTATAGAAGAAGATATCAGCCTGGAATTGCTACCATATTTAGGTAGTAATCCTGGTGTGACACAGCTGTTATCCCAACAAATGGCTAATATCTCAACTGAGGTATGGATTTTAATCGCTCATGGTAGTCGCCGTTCAGGATTTCAACAACCTGTAGAAACCATAGCAGCAAATATAGGTGCGATAGCTGCTTACTGGTCTGTACCTCCTAGTTTAGAAACACAGGTAGAACAGATGGTAGCTGCTGGTAAAGAAAAAATTGCGATTTTGCCATATTTTTTATTCGCAGGTGGCATAACCGATGCGATCGCTCAACAAACAGAAACGCTAAAATTAAAATCCCCGGCTGTGACTTTCCAATTAGCTCAACCTTTGGGAGCAAGTGCAGAGTTAGCTGATATGATTTGGGATTTGATGAACGAATGA
- the cobA gene encoding uroporphyrinogen-III C-methyltransferase — protein sequence MNCTETKEQKNLGKVYLVGAGPGDPGLMTLKGKGLLECADVVIYDALVSPAILAMINPQAEQINAGKRMGRHSLLQDETTQLLIDKAQYHAIVVRLKGGDPFIFGRGGEEMADLVKVGIPVEVVPGITSGIAAPAYAGIPLTHRLHSSSVTFVTGHESAGKYRPKVNWQAIAHGSETIVIYMGVHNLSHIIEELATAGLSLETPIALVRWGTRPDQEELIGQLGTIVEQVEQTKFDAPAIAIIGSVVNMHDILSGCRPV from the coding sequence ATGAACTGCACAGAAACAAAAGAGCAGAAAAATTTGGGAAAGGTTTATTTAGTAGGCGCAGGGCCGGGAGACCCCGGACTGATGACTCTCAAAGGCAAAGGTTTATTAGAATGTGCCGATGTCGTGATTTATGATGCGTTGGTGAGTCCGGCAATTTTAGCGATGATTAATCCCCAAGCGGAACAAATCAACGCTGGTAAGCGGATGGGGAGACATTCGCTATTACAAGACGAAACCACGCAATTATTAATTGATAAAGCTCAATATCATGCCATAGTTGTGCGACTCAAAGGCGGCGACCCATTTATTTTTGGTCGCGGTGGCGAAGAAATGGCAGATTTAGTCAAAGTTGGCATTCCTGTAGAAGTTGTGCCGGGTATTACATCGGGAATTGCCGCCCCAGCCTATGCAGGGATACCTTTAACTCATAGACTGCATAGTTCATCAGTAACTTTTGTTACTGGACATGAGTCTGCGGGTAAGTATAGACCAAAAGTCAATTGGCAAGCGATCGCCCACGGTTCCGAAACAATTGTAATTTATATGGGTGTTCACAATCTGTCTCATATTATTGAAGAGTTAGCGACGGCGGGTTTGAGTTTAGAAACACCGATTGCTTTAGTGCGTTGGGGTACAAGACCCGATCAAGAAGAATTAATTGGTCAGTTAGGCACAATTGTAGAGCAAGTTGAACAAACAAAATTTGATGCCCCGGCGATCGCGATTATTGGTTCTGTAGTGAATATGCACGATATTTTGTCTGGGTGTCGTCCAGTGTGA
- a CDS encoding diflavin flavoprotein, whose protein sequence is MTTITPSRPRDVQVAEIGQDTIILRSRTWERLKFEVEYSRQKGTTANSYLIQADKKALIDPPGESFTDIYIQELGQHLDLATLDYIILNHVNPNRRATLKVLLSHAPQATIICSRPAANALKATFPEWEAHIQAVRSEDTLDLGQGHLLSFVTVPTPRWADGLCTYDSGAKILYTDKFFGAHICEDTLFDEDWKKLDAERRYYFECLHAPQAKQVEVALDKLTGLSARYYAPAHGPIVRYSLSRFTYDYRQWCQGQKSPEFSVALLYASAYGNTAILANAIAQGLIQNGINVESINCELADTAEITRLIEACDGFIIGSPTLGGHAPTQVQTALGIVLSTATKTKLAGVFGSYGWSGEAIDLLESKLTDANYRLGFETIRVRFSPTAEILEQCTTAGATFAQTLKKNKKIRVPRQVVTEAQVDRTEQSVGRIVGSLCVVTTCDQNSHKGILTSWVSQATFNPPGIMIAISQEQNADFMRHPGDKFVLNILKEGRNVRRYFSRHSTLGDNPFANLSTQTAANGCLILDDALAYLECTVQNQLESGDRWLIYAIVDKGEILTYDGMTAIEHRKSGSFY, encoded by the coding sequence ATGACTACTATCACACCCAGTCGTCCTAGAGATGTTCAGGTTGCAGAAATTGGACAAGATACGATAATTTTGCGATCGCGGACTTGGGAAAGGCTAAAATTTGAGGTGGAATATTCCCGCCAAAAAGGAACCACAGCGAATTCTTATTTAATTCAAGCTGATAAAAAAGCTTTAATTGACCCACCTGGTGAATCTTTTACTGACATCTACATTCAGGAACTCGGACAACATCTAGATTTGGCAACTCTAGATTACATTATTCTCAATCATGTCAACCCCAACCGCCGCGCCACACTCAAAGTATTGCTGTCTCATGCACCGCAAGCAACTATAATTTGTTCTCGTCCCGCGGCTAATGCTTTAAAAGCCACCTTTCCTGAATGGGAAGCGCACATTCAAGCGGTACGTTCCGAAGATACTTTAGATTTAGGACAAGGCCATCTGTTGTCATTCGTCACTGTACCCACTCCCCGGTGGGCTGATGGACTCTGCACCTATGATTCTGGGGCTAAGATTCTTTACACAGATAAATTTTTTGGCGCTCATATCTGCGAAGACACCCTTTTTGACGAAGACTGGAAAAAATTAGATGCAGAACGCCGTTATTATTTTGAGTGTCTTCATGCACCCCAAGCCAAACAAGTCGAAGTAGCCTTAGATAAATTGACAGGCTTAAGTGCGAGATATTATGCTCCGGCGCATGGCCCAATTGTGCGTTATAGCTTGAGTCGTTTTACTTACGATTATCGCCAATGGTGTCAAGGGCAAAAATCGCCAGAATTTAGCGTGGCTTTGTTGTATGCTTCAGCTTACGGGAATACGGCCATTTTAGCGAATGCGATCGCTCAAGGACTAATTCAAAATGGGATTAATGTAGAGTCAATTAACTGCGAACTCGCAGACACAGCAGAAATTACTCGCCTCATCGAAGCCTGCGATGGATTTATTATTGGTTCACCCACTTTAGGCGGTCACGCACCCACACAGGTGCAAACAGCTTTGGGAATAGTCCTGTCAACAGCTACCAAAACTAAATTAGCCGGTGTCTTTGGTTCTTACGGTTGGAGTGGCGAAGCCATTGATTTATTAGAAAGCAAACTCACAGATGCCAATTATCGTTTAGGATTTGAAACAATCCGGGTACGCTTTAGTCCAACTGCGGAGATTCTGGAACAGTGTACAACTGCGGGTGCTACCTTTGCCCAAACTTTGAAAAAAAATAAGAAAATACGTGTCCCTCGTCAAGTAGTGACAGAAGCCCAAGTAGACCGTACAGAACAATCTGTCGGGCGAATTGTTGGTTCCTTGTGTGTTGTGACAACTTGCGACCAAAATAGCCACAAAGGCATTTTAACTTCTTGGGTATCACAGGCAACTTTTAATCCACCGGGAATTATGATTGCGATTTCTCAAGAGCAAAACGCTGATTTTATGCGTCATCCTGGTGATAAATTTGTGCTGAATATTCTCAAAGAAGGCAGAAATGTCCGCCGCTATTTTTCCCGTCATAGCACTTTGGGAGATAACCCATTTGCCAATCTTTCCACACAAACTGCGGCTAATGGTTGTCTAATTCTTGATGACGCATTAGCTTATTTAGAATGCACAGTGCAGAATCAACTGGAATCTGGCGACAGATGGTTGATTTATGCGATTGTCGATAAAGGAGAAATATTAACTTATGATGGTATGACTGCTATTGAACATCGGAAATCAGGTAGTTTTTATTAA
- a CDS encoding phosphate-starvation-inducible PsiE family protein produces MYKPVDESQINAYELNRVRIVRSLEMIQDVIVISLCIGLFSFMVIQVRDMFLSLLPPLNFQVVTADILFLLILVELFRLLIIYLQEQRISIGVAVEVSIVSALREVIVKGVLETNWTQVLATCAFLLVLGILLVLRVWLPPTFEGIDPEQQVSQRYKSHRINH; encoded by the coding sequence ATGTATAAGCCTGTTGATGAGAGCCAGATTAACGCCTATGAACTCAATAGAGTTCGTATTGTTCGTAGCTTGGAAATGATTCAAGATGTGATTGTCATTTCTTTATGTATTGGCTTATTTAGTTTCATGGTGATTCAGGTGAGAGATATGTTTCTCTCGCTGTTACCTCCTCTGAACTTTCAAGTTGTTACCGCCGATATTCTTTTTCTATTAATTTTAGTTGAGTTGTTCCGGTTGCTGATTATTTACTTACAAGAACAACGCATATCTATTGGGGTAGCTGTCGAAGTTTCCATTGTTTCCGCATTGCGCGAAGTGATTGTTAAAGGTGTACTGGAAACTAATTGGACGCAAGTTTTAGCAACTTGTGCTTTCTTATTAGTCCTAGGAATTCTCTTAGTTTTACGAGTTTGGCTACCGCCTACATTTGAAGGTATTGATCCAGAACAACAAGTATCCCAACGCTACAAAAGCCATCGCATAAATCATTAG
- a CDS encoding diflavin flavoprotein yields MVALTETTSIFSHPSRLTIQTIEIATQTTAIRCLDWDRERFDIEFGLRNGTTYNSFLIQSEKIALVDTSHRKFEQLYLELLTGLIGPTKIDYLIISHTEPDHSGLVKDILQLAPNITVVGAKVAIQFLENMVHQPFKSIIVKNGDRLDLGNGHELEFISAPNLHWPDTIFTYDYKTGILFTCDVFGMHYCDDHTFDENLAIIEEDFHYYYDCLMGPNARSVLAALKRIEKLEILTVATGHGPLLKHNTSEWITRYQTWSLEQTKTESFVALFYTEDYGYSEDIARYIAHGITRTGVVVELVPLNNTEPQEIRELVSQAAGLVIGMAPQSTIVAQTALSTILAAAHHKQAVGLFESGGGEDEPVYPLRNKFQEIGLTEAFPPILIKETPTRITEQLCDEAGTDIGLWLNRDRAIKQIKSINTDLEKALGRISTGLYIITAKKEEVQSAMFASWVTQASANPLGVAIAVAKERAIESLMHVGDRFVLNVLEEGNYQGYMKHFLKRFPPGGDRFAGVKTYPAANGCPILADALAYMECEITSRMDCGDHWVIYSTVKTGRVANINALTAVHHRKVGNHY; encoded by the coding sequence ATGGTCGCACTCACAGAAACTACTTCAATTTTTTCTCATCCATCACGTTTAACTATCCAAACTATTGAAATTGCCACTCAAACTACCGCAATTCGTTGCCTTGATTGGGATAGAGAGCGTTTTGATATCGAGTTTGGTTTACGCAATGGGACAACATATAATTCTTTCTTAATTCAAAGTGAAAAGATTGCTTTAGTTGACACTTCACACCGCAAATTTGAGCAATTGTACTTAGAACTATTAACAGGATTAATTGGGCCAACAAAAATAGATTATTTGATTATTAGTCACACAGAGCCAGACCATAGTGGACTCGTTAAAGATATCTTACAATTAGCGCCGAATATTACTGTTGTAGGTGCGAAAGTAGCAATCCAATTTTTGGAAAATATGGTTCACCAGCCATTTAAATCTATAATTGTAAAAAATGGCGATCGCTTAGATTTAGGCAATGGTCATGAATTAGAGTTTATCTCGGCTCCTAACCTGCATTGGCCGGACACAATCTTTACTTATGACTACAAAACAGGCATTCTCTTCACTTGTGATGTGTTTGGGATGCACTACTGCGATGATCATACATTCGATGAAAATTTAGCCATCATTGAAGAAGATTTTCATTATTACTATGACTGTCTGATGGGGCCAAATGCACGGTCAGTTTTGGCAGCTTTAAAACGCATTGAAAAATTAGAGATATTAACAGTAGCAACAGGTCACGGGCCATTACTAAAACATAATACTTCTGAATGGATAACCCGCTATCAAACTTGGAGTTTAGAACAAACAAAAACCGAGTCATTTGTAGCATTATTTTACACAGAAGATTACGGTTATAGTGAAGACATAGCGCGTTACATCGCACATGGCATTACGAGAACTGGAGTAGTAGTTGAATTAGTACCTTTAAATAACACTGAACCTCAAGAAATTCGAGAATTAGTCTCACAAGCTGCTGGTTTAGTAATTGGTATGGCTCCCCAATCGACGATAGTTGCCCAGACAGCATTAAGCACGATATTGGCGGCGGCTCATCATAAACAAGCTGTTGGTTTATTTGAGTCGGGAGGGGGAGAAGATGAACCAGTTTATCCGTTACGCAACAAGTTTCAAGAAATTGGATTAACTGAAGCTTTTCCACCAATTTTAATTAAAGAAACTCCCACCAGAATTACAGAACAATTGTGTGATGAAGCCGGAACAGATATTGGATTATGGTTAAACCGCGATCGCGCCATTAAACAAATCAAGTCCATCAACACAGATTTAGAAAAAGCTCTCGGACGCATTAGCACAGGTTTATACATCATCACCGCCAAAAAAGAAGAAGTTCAAAGCGCCATGTTTGCGTCTTGGGTGACACAAGCCAGCGCCAATCCTTTAGGCGTAGCCATTGCTGTGGCTAAAGAACGCGCCATTGAATCCTTGATGCACGTAGGCGATCGCTTTGTGTTAAATGTCCTTGAAGAAGGAAACTATCAAGGCTACATGAAACACTTCCTTAAGCGTTTTCCACCAGGTGGCGATCGCTTTGCTGGCGTGAAAACCTATCCTGCTGCGAATGGTTGCCCCATTCTCGCTGACGCTTTAGCTTACATGGAATGTGAAATCACCAGCCGTATGGATTGTGGCGATCATTGGGTGATTTATAGCACCGTGAAAACCGGACGAGTAGCCAATATTAATGCACTCACCGCAGTTCATCACCGCAAAGTTGGTAATCACTACTAA